One window from the genome of Musa acuminata AAA Group cultivar baxijiao chromosome BXJ1-4, Cavendish_Baxijiao_AAA, whole genome shotgun sequence encodes:
- the LOC103983280 gene encoding enoyl-[acyl-carrier-protein] reductase [NADH] 1, chloroplastic, with the protein MGASAAAGLQAVVARPYIISPTRMFTSTTTISGFNLKVAKQGLTNSSGIFSRQSRCERYPSASSKNCRVVTRAMSGETEKGTAHGLPIDLRGKRAFIAGVADDNGYGWAIAKALAAAGAEIIVGTWVPALNIFETSLRRGKFDESRRLPNGSLMEISKIYPLDAIYDTPEDVPEDVKTNKRYAGCSNWTVKEVAESVKNDFGSIDILVHSLANGPEVTKSLLETSRRGYLAAISASSYSFVSLLQHFLPIMNSGGASISLTYIASERTIPGYGGGMSSAKAALESDTRVLAFEAGRKGQIRVNTISAGPLGSRAAKAIGFIEKMIDYSYSNAPLQKELLADEVGNTAAFLVSPLASAVTGSVVYVDNGLNTMGFAIDSSTLAT; encoded by the exons ATGGGGGCATCCGCAGCTGCTGGCTTGCAAGCTGTGGTAGCACGGCCTTACATCATTTCTCCTACACGAATGTTCACATCGACGACAACAATTTCTGGGTTCAACCTGAAAGTAGCCAAACAAGGATTAACAAACTCATCTGGCATCTTCTCTCGCCAATCTCGTTGTGAGAGATATCCGTCAGCCTCCTCAAAGAACTGCAGAGTTGTTACTAGGGCAATGTCTGGGGAAACTGAGAAAGGGACTGCACATGGGTTGCCTATTGATCTAAGAG GTAAGAGAGCATTTATTGCTGGAGTGGCTGATGACAATGGCTATGGTTGGGCAATTGCAAAGGCTCTTGCTGCTGCTGGGGCTGAAATTATCGTTGGTACATGGGTGCCT GCACTAAACATTTTTGAGACAAGCTTAAGGCGTGGAAAATTTGATGAGTCACGTCG ATTGCCAAATGGTTCACTTATGGAGATCTCCAAAATATATCCTCTTGATGCTATTTATGATACACCTGAGGATGTTCCAGAAGAT GTCAAAACAAATAAACGTTATGCAGGATGTTCAAACTGGACTGTTAAG GAAGTTGCTGAATCTGTGAAGAATGATTTTGGAAGCAttgacattcttgtgcattctcttGCCAATGGCCCGGAG GTAACCAAGTCACTGTTGGAGACATCTAGAAGAGGATACCTTGCTGCGATCTCAGCATCAAGTTACTCTTTTGTTTCATTGCTCCAGCATTTCCTCCCAATAATGAATTCAG GGGGTGCTTCAATATCTCTAACATACATTGCCTCTGAAAGAACTATCCCAGG ATATGGTGGTGGAATGAGTTCAGCAAAAGCAGCCTTGGAGAGTGATACCAGA GTGCTGGCTTTTGAAGCTGGAAGAAAAGGCCAAATTAGAGTCAATACAATATCTGCAG GGCCATTGGGAAGTCGAGCTGCAAAAGCTATTGGATTCATTGAAAAGATGATAGATTATTCATACTCTAATGCACCGCTGCAGAAAGAATTGCTCGCAG ATGAAGTCGGCAACACAGCAGCTTTCTTGGTATCCCCACTAGCTTCAGCAGTGACGGGTTCTGTTGTGTATGTGGACAATGGTCTGAACACCATGGGATTCGCAATCGATAGCTCAACGCTAGCAACATAA
- the LOC103983278 gene encoding non-structural maintenance of chromosomes element 4 homolog A, with protein MARAVKRKPETRGGTAAEVVGGEHGGSSDAGRRRQGTADRRILRSRYIAVKNLISSKREDITGAKSERFNSIITEVESLHEHVQRPREQVADAEALLDIANTLLTSVRSQTSNGVTPSDFVTALLRNFGQQQGEANIENIPVFNWDDIGHAASHVFRTAPGCPTMIGPMYTELKQRKVVVQRKRTRATESSHPDELVDAGSEVKADTEKNMSTIFEILRRKRNVRLENLVLNRGSFSETVENIFALSFLVKDGRAEITVDDSGHHLVSPRNAPKPSAVASGEVSYSHFIFRFDFKDWKLMMDSVAAGEELMPHRTFAMDDVVG; from the exons ATGGCGAGGGCTGTTAAGAGAAAGCCGGAAACCAGGGGCGGGACGGCGGCAGAGGTGGTGGGAGGCGAGCACGGCGGCAGCAGCGACGCCGGGCGGCGCCGGCAAGGGACGGCAGACCGCCGTATTCTTCGATCTCGTTACATTGCCGTCAAGAACCTCATCAGCA GTAAACGGGAGGATATCACAGGCGCTAAATCGGAGAGGTTTAATTCGATCATCACGGAAGTGGAAAGCTTGCATGAACATG TTCAGAGACCTAGGGAACAAGTTGCAGATGCTGAGGCTCTACTGGACATTGCCAACACCTTGTTAACCTCAGTTAGGTCCCAAACAAGCAATGGAGTGACACCTTCTGATTTTGTGACTGCATTGCTAAGGAATTTTGGTCAACAACAAGGTGAAGCAAATATTGAGAATATTCCAGTTTTCAACTGGGATGACATTGGTCATGCAGCTTCTCATGTTTTTAGGACTGCTCCTGGATGCCCTACGAT GATCGGTCCCATGTATACTGAATTGAAACAGCGCAAGGTGGTTGTTCAGAGAAAACGAACAAGGGCTACTGAAAGCAGTCATCCTGATGAG CTCGTTGATGCTGGGTCTGAGGTGAAGGCTGATACCGAAAAGAATATGTCAACCATATTTGAGATCTTACGGAGGAAGAGAAACGTAAGGCTGGAAAATCTAGTGCTGAACAGGGGATCTTTCTCCGAGACTGTAGAGAATATATTTGCCctctcatttcttgttaaggatggAAGAGCTGAGATTACGGTGGATGATAGTGGGCATCACCTAGTTT CTCCAAGAAATGCTCCCAAACCCTCTGCAGTGGCATCTGGCGAAGTATCATACAgtcatttcattttcagattcgatTTTAAAGACTGGAAG TTGATGATGGACTCTGTTGCTGCTGGGGAAGAGCTAATGCCGCATAGAACTTTTGCAATGGATGATGTGGTAGGTTAA